One segment of Methanolinea mesophila DNA contains the following:
- a CDS encoding universal stress protein: MKILVLLDGSTWSQKCAIHALQVAKNRGAEVTFFSVLDRNEARALAFNFCAQSELCSQIKDYEEQIWRDMRRNINSEMNDLSIHCAREDVKCRSMVVEGPVQDEVIREANSGGYFLVVMGAYGKSGKSHCGSLSELVAGKITPPLLIVK, from the coding sequence ATGAAGATACTGGTATTACTTGACGGCTCGACCTGGAGCCAGAAGTGCGCGATCCACGCATTGCAGGTCGCGAAAAACAGGGGCGCGGAGGTGACGTTCTTCTCGGTGCTCGACCGGAACGAGGCACGGGCCCTGGCGTTCAATTTCTGTGCGCAAAGTGAACTCTGCAGCCAGATCAAGGATTACGAGGAGCAGATCTGGCGGGATATGCGGCGGAACATCAACAGCGAGATGAACGACCTCTCCATTCACTGCGCCAGGGAAGACGTGAAGTGCAGGTCCATGGTCGTGGAAGGCCCGGTCCAGGACGAGGTCATCCGTGAGGCAAACAGCGGGGGTTACTTCCTGGTGGTCATGGGCGCGTATGGAAAAAGCGGGAAGTCGCACTGCGGTTCGCTCTCCGAACTGGTCGCAGGGAAGATCACTCCGCCGCTGCTGATCGTGAAATAG
- a CDS encoding aconitase X, producing the protein MFLTGEEERILEGEEGETRMKMMEILVALGKVFGAERMVPVRSVQVSGASYKTIGEYGLSWLRSLDSTVAVPTMLNPVGMDRSRWREMGIDPGFAAKQEEVIEAYRRLGVRLECTCTPYYLHLIHYGDHLAWSESSAVAYANSVVGARTNREGGPSALAAAIVGRTPEYGLHLVAVRAPQLAIRVETDGHELETAHYGALGYRVGSIAGNRIPIFSGIRPTRDQLKTLGAAMAASGAVALFHVEGITPEARIFTYDTRSLETIPVVWEEITDVFQDAPVDAVALGCPHCSEQELSRIASLLEGKTVRIPLYVFAARGVMEKQKPLVAAIEKSGARVFADTCMVVSPAMERFGTIMVNSGKAFSYVPNMCGAAVRLGTTEECIRVATGAP; encoded by the coding sequence ATGTTTTTGACCGGGGAGGAGGAGCGGATCCTCGAGGGCGAAGAGGGCGAGACCAGGATGAAGATGATGGAGATCCTGGTCGCCCTCGGGAAAGTCTTCGGTGCGGAGCGGATGGTCCCGGTGCGGAGCGTCCAGGTCTCAGGCGCTTCATATAAGACCATCGGGGAATACGGCCTCTCCTGGCTCCGGAGCCTCGATTCCACCGTCGCGGTCCCCACTATGCTCAACCCGGTGGGGATGGACCGGTCCCGGTGGAGGGAGATGGGGATCGACCCGGGATTCGCTGCGAAGCAGGAGGAGGTCATCGAGGCCTACCGCCGGCTCGGGGTGCGGCTGGAGTGCACCTGCACCCCCTACTACCTGCACCTGATCCACTACGGCGACCACCTGGCATGGTCGGAGTCCTCGGCGGTGGCCTACGCAAACTCGGTGGTGGGAGCACGGACGAACCGGGAGGGCGGGCCGAGCGCCCTTGCGGCAGCAATCGTAGGGAGGACGCCGGAATACGGCCTCCACCTCGTGGCGGTACGGGCCCCGCAGCTCGCGATCAGGGTGGAGACGGACGGCCACGAGCTGGAAACGGCCCACTACGGGGCCCTTGGATACCGGGTCGGATCCATTGCGGGGAACAGGATCCCCATCTTTTCGGGGATCCGTCCCACCCGTGACCAGTTGAAGACGCTCGGGGCGGCAATGGCCGCATCCGGTGCGGTGGCGCTGTTCCACGTGGAGGGGATCACCCCCGAGGCGCGTATCTTCACCTACGACACCCGCAGCCTGGAAACGATCCCGGTCGTGTGGGAGGAGATCACGGACGTCTTTCAGGATGCCCCTGTGGACGCGGTGGCGCTCGGCTGCCCCCACTGCTCGGAGCAGGAACTATCCCGGATCGCGTCCCTCCTTGAAGGAAAAACGGTCCGCATCCCCCTCTATGTCTTCGCAGCCCGTGGGGTCATGGAGAAACAGAAGCCCCTGGTGGCGGCCATAGAAAAGAGTGGGGCCAGGGTCTTTGCCGATACCTGCATGGTGGTCTCCCCGGCGATGGAACGGTTCGGGACTATCATGGTCAACTCGGGGAAAGCCTTCTCCTATGTGCCTAACATGTGCGGGGCTGCGGTGCGACTGGGTACCACCGAGGAGTGCATCCGGGTGGCGACGGGAGCTCCATAA
- a CDS encoding phytoene desaturase family protein yields MSRSLVIIGGGVAGLAAGCYAKMNGFDVEIHEMHHQPGGLCTAWNRSGYTFDLCIDWLTGSAPGSGLYPVWEELGIVQGRKFIDPEYFGITLDETGDRFTAWTDPDRLMQEMLRIGPEDEKFIREFVSGIKRLMKVEMPIDSGLAALLKFLPALGTYNKYSVPVSTLTERITNPRLREFFRNTYDWHDQSAIFLMFMLAYMARRSAGYPLGGSVPLVRAMEQRYLSLGGLIRYGSKVAEIMVENGRAAGIRLQDGTAVRSDLVLSAADGYSTIFRWLPGNYADPRIQELYRTLEPYPPLVFVSMGVNADYSKEPWTLSFPLKHPIRIGEKEVTRLLVRNHSRDPSMAPRGKSVFTTPIETDYAFWEGIPYHSDHYRTEKDRLCKEVPAALEEVYPGIRDQIEVTDVATPHTFIRYTGNWKGSYEGWLMTKKTMNLRFPQKLRGLSGFYMAGQWVSPGGGLPGAATSARSAIKLLCKDEKRSFVTQTA; encoded by the coding sequence ATGTCACGCTCACTGGTGATAATCGGCGGGGGGGTTGCCGGCCTCGCCGCAGGCTGTTATGCAAAAATGAACGGATTCGACGTGGAGATTCACGAGATGCACCACCAGCCGGGCGGTCTTTGCACCGCATGGAACCGGTCGGGGTACACCTTCGACCTCTGCATCGACTGGCTCACAGGGTCGGCACCCGGGTCCGGACTCTACCCGGTCTGGGAAGAACTCGGTATCGTCCAGGGGAGGAAATTTATCGACCCGGAGTACTTCGGGATCACCCTTGACGAGACCGGAGACCGGTTTACCGCCTGGACCGACCCGGATCGGCTTATGCAGGAGATGCTCCGGATCGGTCCTGAAGACGAGAAATTCATACGCGAATTTGTCTCCGGGATCAAACGCCTGATGAAGGTGGAGATGCCGATAGATTCCGGGCTTGCGGCTCTCTTGAAATTTCTCCCTGCCCTCGGGACCTATAACAAATACTCGGTCCCGGTCTCCACGCTCACCGAAAGGATCACCAACCCGCGCCTGCGGGAATTTTTCAGGAACACCTACGACTGGCACGACCAGTCGGCGATCTTCCTGATGTTCATGCTCGCCTACATGGCACGGAGATCCGCCGGGTACCCGCTCGGAGGGTCCGTCCCGCTGGTCCGGGCGATGGAGCAGCGCTACCTCTCCCTCGGCGGGCTCATCCGGTACGGTTCGAAAGTGGCCGAAATCATGGTTGAAAACGGCCGTGCCGCGGGCATCCGCCTTCAGGACGGGACCGCCGTACGGTCCGACCTGGTCCTCTCGGCCGCCGACGGGTACTCGACCATATTCCGGTGGCTCCCGGGAAACTACGCGGACCCGCGGATCCAGGAGCTGTATCGTACTCTCGAGCCATACCCCCCGCTCGTATTCGTGTCCATGGGGGTCAATGCCGATTACTCGAAGGAACCCTGGACCCTCTCGTTCCCCCTGAAACACCCGATCCGGATCGGTGAGAAGGAGGTAACCCGCCTCCTTGTCAGGAACCATTCCCGGGACCCGTCCATGGCCCCCCGGGGCAAATCGGTATTCACCACCCCCATCGAGACCGACTACGCCTTCTGGGAGGGGATTCCGTACCATTCCGATCATTACCGGACGGAAAAAGACAGGTTATGCAAGGAAGTCCCGGCCGCTCTCGAGGAGGTATATCCGGGAATACGGGACCAGATCGAGGTGACCGATGTGGCCACTCCTCATACCTTCATACGCTACACCGGGAACTGGAAGGGGTCTTATGAAGGATGGCTGATGACGAAAAAGACCATGAACCTTCGTTTCCCCCAGAAACTCCGGGGTCTTTCCGGATTTTATATGGCCGGGCAGTGGGTGTCCCCCGGCGGGGGGCTCCCCGGTGCGGCTACTTCCGCCCGGAGCGCGATAAAACTCCTCTGCAAGGACGAAAAACGGTCATTTGTCACTCAAACAGCGTGA
- a CDS encoding ArsB/NhaD family transporter, protein MIPYELIAIAVFLFTYALIIDERIHRTVAAMAGAAIVVALQIVPWDEIPVYLDLGTIFLLMGMMIIVNTARLSGLFEYIAIRTAKFAKGSPLRVLILFSILTALVSAFLDNVTTVLLITPMILYLAQVMEQNPVPFLLAEIFSSNIGGTATLIGDPPNIMIGSASGLTFNEFILNMGPIAAVDMAVVLLMLYLIYGRTLRVHPEKKGAIHAALEGLDERAAIKDRSLFNKSVIVIAGVIVAFFLHSYIGLEPALVALIGAAAILIWTRQPPEEILEKIEWPALFFFGGLFIVVGALVQTGVISQLAGFVVAHVHTTGESILVIAWFSAFASAVVDNIPLTATLIPLIKDLGGAMEIYPLWWALSLGACLGGNGSAIGASANVVVLGIAERGRIKISFMEFLKIGMLILVVTVAVGVGILWIRYVGF, encoded by the coding sequence ATGATACCTTACGAACTAATCGCTATTGCGGTATTCCTCTTCACCTACGCCCTGATCATCGACGAGCGGATCCACCGTACCGTTGCCGCGATGGCCGGTGCGGCGATCGTCGTGGCTCTCCAGATCGTGCCCTGGGACGAGATCCCGGTCTACCTGGACCTCGGTACCATCTTCCTGCTGATGGGCATGATGATCATCGTGAATACCGCACGACTGAGCGGACTTTTCGAATACATCGCGATAAGGACGGCAAAATTTGCAAAGGGGAGCCCTCTCAGGGTGCTTATCCTTTTTTCCATCCTCACCGCGCTGGTGAGCGCCTTCCTGGACAATGTAACCACCGTGCTGCTGATTACCCCCATGATCCTCTATCTTGCCCAGGTGATGGAGCAGAACCCGGTCCCCTTCCTGCTCGCGGAGATATTCTCCTCGAACATCGGAGGGACCGCCACGCTCATCGGCGACCCCCCGAACATCATGATCGGGTCCGCGTCGGGGCTCACCTTCAACGAGTTCATCCTGAACATGGGCCCTATCGCGGCGGTGGATATGGCCGTGGTGCTCCTCATGCTCTACCTGATCTACGGGAGGACCCTCAGGGTGCACCCGGAGAAGAAGGGAGCGATCCACGCCGCGCTCGAGGGGCTCGACGAGCGGGCGGCGATCAAGGACCGGTCCCTGTTCAATAAGTCGGTGATCGTCATCGCCGGGGTGATCGTCGCCTTCTTCCTCCATAGCTACATCGGGCTGGAGCCGGCGCTCGTCGCCCTCATCGGTGCCGCGGCAATCCTCATCTGGACACGCCAGCCCCCCGAAGAGATCCTGGAGAAGATCGAATGGCCCGCACTCTTCTTCTTCGGCGGATTGTTCATCGTGGTGGGCGCCCTGGTGCAGACCGGGGTGATATCCCAGCTCGCCGGGTTCGTGGTGGCCCATGTCCATACCACCGGGGAATCCATCCTGGTCATCGCCTGGTTCTCCGCCTTCGCCTCGGCGGTGGTGGACAACATCCCCCTTACCGCGACCCTGATACCCCTCATAAAAGACCTCGGGGGAGCGATGGAGATCTATCCCTTATGGTGGGCGCTCTCGCTCGGGGCATGCCTCGGAGGGAACGGTTCGGCGATCGGGGCATCCGCCAACGTGGTCGTCCTGGGTATCGCCGAACGGGGCAGAATAAAAATATCTTTCATGGAGTTCCTCAAGATCGGTATGCTGATCCTGGTAGTCACCGTCGCGGTGGGGGTCGGGATTTTGTGGATCCGCTACGTGGGGTTCTGA
- a CDS encoding HEAT repeat domain-containing protein: MAQKSPGFRGISTYKPIIVAVLVIFSLAMEVILHWVMGIEVVYSQFFYIPVVLAAVWYGVRSVGVAALLGGIQVLGGVYLTGDVVPGSLVRAGILVAVALVIGAVVDLMRREQARMLEEVTDAALKSATAPGGWKEGISDLRDRIITSVNVRRLREAGDARGLVRALDHKDPAIQYQAAEALGDLGDPAAVGPLAQALRGDEYSGVRWKAAEALARIGPPAVDALIEALADPDDDVRWKAAIALGEIGDPRGVAPLIGVLSDPDRFVQSRAAQALGMIGAPAVDALTTVLGDEEGGVHWGAVLALEKIGDPRAVPALVKASADPGGEVNPEIVAAIDGMGDAGFRELEQLLKSGEPRLRQNAVRVLGRLGREEAIAPLLQMLEHADGETRLLVGEALRNLGAGDIPDVTVTGERRQGPGTG, from the coding sequence ATGGCGCAGAAGAGCCCTGGATTTCGAGGAATCAGCACTTATAAACCGATAATCGTAGCGGTCCTGGTGATCTTTTCCCTGGCCATGGAGGTGATCCTGCACTGGGTGATGGGCATCGAGGTGGTGTACTCCCAGTTCTTCTATATCCCGGTAGTGCTCGCCGCGGTGTGGTACGGTGTGCGATCGGTGGGTGTTGCGGCCCTGCTGGGCGGGATCCAGGTGCTTGGTGGTGTGTACCTCACCGGCGACGTAGTGCCCGGGTCGCTGGTCCGGGCGGGCATCCTGGTGGCCGTCGCGCTGGTGATTGGTGCGGTCGTGGACCTGATGCGCCGGGAACAGGCCAGGATGCTCGAGGAAGTCACCGATGCCGCCCTCAAGTCGGCGACGGCACCCGGCGGGTGGAAGGAAGGGATATCGGACCTCCGGGACCGGATCATCACCTCCGTGAACGTACGCAGGCTCCGGGAAGCGGGCGATGCCAGGGGCCTGGTCCGTGCCCTCGACCATAAGGACCCGGCGATCCAGTATCAGGCCGCCGAGGCGCTCGGAGACCTCGGCGACCCGGCGGCGGTCGGCCCTCTTGCACAAGCCCTTCGGGGCGATGAATACAGCGGGGTCCGCTGGAAAGCCGCGGAAGCCCTGGCGAGGATCGGCCCGCCCGCGGTCGATGCCCTTATCGAGGCCCTTGCCGACCCGGACGACGACGTCCGCTGGAAGGCCGCCATCGCCCTCGGGGAGATCGGGGACCCCAGGGGTGTGGCACCGCTGATAGGGGTCCTGTCCGACCCCGATCGCTTTGTGCAAAGCAGGGCGGCGCAGGCGCTGGGGATGATCGGCGCCCCCGCGGTCGATGCCCTGACAACCGTGCTCGGCGATGAAGAGGGAGGGGTCCATTGGGGGGCGGTCCTGGCCCTGGAGAAGATCGGGGACCCGCGGGCGGTCCCTGCCCTCGTGAAGGCCTCGGCGGATCCCGGTGGGGAGGTGAACCCGGAGATAGTGGCCGCAATAGACGGGATGGGCGACGCGGGATTCCGGGAACTGGAGCAGCTCCTCAAATCCGGGGAACCTCGCCTGCGGCAAAATGCCGTGCGGGTGCTCGGAAGGCTGGGCAGGGAGGAGGCGATCGCCCCGCTGCTCCAGATGCTGGAACATGCGGACGGCGAGACGCGGCTCCTGGTCGGGGAAGCCCTCCGGAACCTGGGGGCCGGAGACATCCCTGACGTGACGGTTACCGGGGAGCGCAGGCAGGGCCCCGGTACCGGGTAA
- a CDS encoding DNA-directed DNA polymerase II large subunit: MMRASAEMEEYLAGLQKELVRAMGVAEQARKAGIDPRTAVEIPVANDLADRVEALLAIRGVAARLRELEQQMSREEVALRIGDDFVQCMFGEKGRDEILDHAIRTAMALLTEGVVAAPTEGIAKIGTGNNDDGTEYLKIYYAGPIRSAGGTAQALSVLVGDYVRRALGIAAYKPREEEVERYIEEIRQYNTIMNLQYLPSDNEIRLIVNNCPVCIDGEGTETEEVSGHRNLERVETNTVRGGMALVIAEGLALKAPKVQKNVRKMKMDGWEWLEDLIGGGKKTGDEDEGAHVKPKDKYLRDLIGGRPVFSYPMRKGGFRLRLGRSRNTGFAAAGINPATMHILGDFLATGTQMKTERPGKAAGIVPVDTIQGPTVRLTNGDVLRIDDLSSAKELAPRVERILDIGEILISYGEFMENNHLLVPPAYCEEWWVLEGGGSTPENEVEAISMCFEGAYLHPDYTFLWDDLTCAQVRELADFVSANGKVLHDVLVLPNDPVAKELLEEILLPHQVREGMICITGCYMVFLACLGLDLQMTRRNTWDDAPDGDPLGLVMHLSGFSLRSRAGTRIGGRMGRPGKSKPRKMSPPPHSLFPLGEAGGSRRSFQEASTRSPQANKDGGVITIETGKRRCPACGTITYNNRCDCGIHTEPVFTCPRCKRELETDTCPGCKVTAVCSQTVTLNVRSEYQEALERLGVRENAVQLVKGVKGLISREKPLEIIEKGILRAQRDLFVFKDGTVRFDMIDLPLTHFRPREVSVPVARLRELGYTYDIHGTPLAGQDQVLELRAQDILISESCADYMVNVARFIDDLLEKCYGLPPFYQMNGRADLVGHLVIGLAPHTSAGVLARVIGFSRANVGYGHPFFHAAKRRNCFFGDTEIEVMCNQNWQKLPIRRFVLENFDVSRPGIDRLGTYYSDPRQSYLVRAIDTSGQHHLRKVTSVSIHKAPEVLIRFETRTGKVVAVTPDHAMLVWDLCYLRKIRAVEVKVGDAVPVMAGMNVISDHITHIDTVPCPDDRVYCITVDTDHTVLANGIFTGQCDGDEDCVMLLLDGLINFSRSFLPETRGGSMDAPLVLTSRIDPSEIDKESHNLDVGTSYPLEIYLAALKYTHPRDVEKLVDRVEHRLGTPAQLEGFFFTHDTSDISAGPLESTYTQLKTMVEKLEAELRLAEMIRAVDADDVAERVLTTHFIRDLMGNLSAFSKQKFRCTKCNHSYRRMPLAGKCTRCGGNIIPTVHEGSVKKYLEMSRQMCEKYKVSDYTRQRVMVLDRAIESTFGQEKSQQLGLADFM, translated from the coding sequence ATGATGCGGGCATCCGCGGAGATGGAGGAGTACCTGGCCGGTCTGCAGAAGGAGCTCGTCCGGGCGATGGGGGTCGCGGAGCAGGCCAGGAAAGCGGGGATCGACCCCCGCACCGCGGTGGAGATACCGGTGGCGAACGACCTGGCCGACCGGGTGGAAGCCCTTCTCGCGATCAGGGGAGTCGCCGCGAGGCTTCGCGAGCTGGAGCAACAGATGTCTCGTGAGGAGGTCGCCCTCAGGATCGGCGACGACTTCGTCCAGTGCATGTTCGGCGAGAAGGGGAGGGACGAGATCCTGGACCACGCCATCAGGACGGCCATGGCCCTGCTCACCGAGGGCGTCGTCGCCGCCCCGACCGAGGGTATCGCCAAGATCGGGACGGGAAACAACGACGACGGGACGGAATACCTCAAGATCTATTATGCCGGGCCCATACGGAGCGCGGGGGGGACGGCCCAGGCGCTCTCCGTGCTGGTGGGCGACTACGTCCGGAGGGCACTTGGGATAGCGGCCTATAAACCGCGGGAAGAGGAGGTGGAGCGGTACATCGAGGAGATCCGGCAGTACAATACCATCATGAACCTCCAGTATCTCCCGAGTGACAACGAGATACGGCTCATCGTGAACAACTGCCCGGTGTGCATCGACGGGGAAGGGACCGAGACCGAGGAGGTCTCCGGGCACAGGAACCTGGAACGGGTGGAGACCAACACGGTCCGGGGAGGAATGGCCCTTGTCATCGCGGAAGGGCTCGCGCTCAAGGCCCCGAAAGTCCAGAAAAATGTCCGGAAAATGAAGATGGACGGCTGGGAGTGGCTGGAGGACCTTATCGGGGGAGGGAAGAAGACGGGTGACGAGGACGAGGGTGCCCACGTCAAGCCCAAGGATAAGTACCTCCGCGACCTTATCGGTGGCCGGCCGGTCTTTTCCTACCCCATGCGGAAGGGAGGCTTCCGGCTCAGGCTCGGCCGGTCAAGGAACACGGGATTTGCAGCGGCGGGGATCAACCCGGCGACCATGCATATTCTCGGGGACTTCCTGGCTACCGGGACCCAGATGAAGACTGAACGGCCGGGAAAGGCGGCCGGCATCGTGCCGGTGGACACTATCCAGGGACCGACCGTACGGCTTACGAACGGGGACGTGCTCCGCATCGACGACCTCTCATCGGCCAAAGAACTGGCACCCCGCGTAGAGCGGATCCTCGATATCGGGGAGATTCTTATCAGTTACGGCGAGTTCATGGAGAACAACCACCTCCTCGTCCCCCCTGCATACTGCGAGGAGTGGTGGGTGCTGGAGGGAGGCGGCAGCACCCCGGAGAACGAGGTGGAGGCGATCTCCATGTGCTTCGAGGGAGCGTATCTCCATCCCGACTACACCTTCCTCTGGGACGACCTCACCTGCGCCCAGGTCCGGGAACTGGCGGATTTTGTCTCGGCGAACGGAAAGGTGCTCCATGATGTCCTCGTGCTGCCGAACGATCCCGTGGCGAAGGAACTCCTCGAGGAGATCCTCCTCCCCCACCAGGTCAGGGAAGGGATGATCTGCATCACCGGCTGTTACATGGTATTTCTTGCCTGCCTGGGGCTCGACCTCCAGATGACCAGGCGAAACACCTGGGACGATGCCCCCGACGGGGATCCGCTCGGCCTCGTGATGCACCTCTCGGGGTTCTCCCTGCGGTCCCGGGCCGGGACCCGAATCGGGGGGCGGATGGGGCGGCCTGGGAAATCGAAACCCCGGAAGATGAGTCCGCCCCCGCATTCGCTCTTCCCGCTGGGAGAAGCGGGAGGGTCAAGGCGGTCGTTCCAGGAGGCTTCCACGAGGTCCCCCCAGGCCAACAAGGACGGGGGGGTGATCACCATCGAGACGGGGAAGAGACGCTGTCCCGCCTGCGGGACGATCACTTACAACAACCGGTGCGACTGCGGGATCCACACCGAGCCGGTGTTCACCTGCCCCCGGTGCAAACGTGAGCTGGAGACCGATACCTGCCCGGGATGCAAGGTCACGGCGGTCTGTTCCCAGACGGTGACCCTCAATGTGCGAAGCGAGTACCAGGAAGCGCTCGAGCGGTTAGGGGTACGGGAGAATGCAGTGCAGCTGGTCAAGGGGGTGAAAGGACTCATCTCCCGTGAAAAACCCCTCGAGATCATCGAGAAAGGGATCCTCCGGGCACAGCGGGACCTCTTCGTGTTCAAGGACGGAACGGTGCGGTTCGACATGATCGACCTGCCCCTGACGCATTTCCGCCCTCGCGAGGTGAGCGTCCCCGTGGCCCGGCTCCGCGAACTGGGGTATACTTATGACATTCACGGGACACCGCTGGCCGGTCAGGACCAGGTCCTGGAACTCCGTGCCCAGGACATCCTCATCTCCGAGTCCTGTGCGGATTACATGGTGAATGTGGCCCGGTTCATCGACGACCTCCTTGAAAAATGCTACGGCCTGCCTCCGTTCTACCAGATGAACGGCAGGGCCGACCTGGTCGGCCACCTGGTGATCGGGCTTGCCCCCCACACGAGCGCCGGGGTGCTCGCGAGGGTCATCGGGTTCTCCCGGGCGAACGTAGGCTACGGCCATCCCTTCTTCCACGCGGCGAAACGCAGGAACTGTTTCTTCGGGGACACCGAGATCGAGGTCATGTGCAACCAGAACTGGCAGAAACTGCCCATCCGCCGTTTCGTGCTGGAGAACTTCGATGTCTCCCGACCGGGTATCGACCGGCTCGGGACTTACTACTCCGACCCCCGGCAGTCGTACCTGGTCAGGGCGATCGATACGTCAGGCCAGCACCACCTCCGGAAGGTGACCTCGGTCTCCATCCACAAGGCGCCTGAGGTGCTGATCCGGTTCGAGACCCGGACCGGTAAGGTCGTTGCGGTCACCCCTGACCATGCGATGCTGGTCTGGGACCTCTGTTACCTGCGGAAGATCCGCGCGGTCGAGGTGAAGGTGGGGGACGCGGTCCCGGTGATGGCAGGGATGAACGTAATCTCGGACCACATTACGCACATCGATACGGTCCCCTGTCCGGACGACAGGGTGTATTGCATCACGGTGGACACGGACCATACGGTGCTCGCGAACGGGATCTTCACCGGGCAGTGCGACGGTGACGAGGACTGCGTCATGCTCCTTTTGGACGGGCTGATCAACTTTTCACGTTCGTTCCTGCCGGAGACACGGGGCGGGTCGATGGACGCCCCCCTTGTGCTCACCAGCCGGATCGACCCCTCGGAGATCGACAAGGAGAGCCATAACCTGGACGTGGGGACCTCTTATCCGCTCGAGATCTACCTCGCCGCCCTGAAGTATACCCACCCCAGGGACGTGGAGAAGCTCGTGGACAGGGTGGAGCACCGCCTGGGCACCCCTGCCCAGCTCGAGGGATTCTTCTTTACTCACGATACCTCGGACATCTCCGCGGGACCCCTCGAATCGACCTATACCCAGCTCAAGACCATGGTGGAGAAGCTGGAAGCCGAGCTCCGGCTCGCCGAGATGATACGGGCGGTAGACGCGGACGACGTGGCGGAACGGGTGCTTACCACCCATTTCATCCGCGACCTGATGGGAAACCTCTCCGCGTTCTCGAAGCAGAAGTTCCGGTGCACGAAGTGCAACCACTCTTATCGCAGGATGCCGCTCGCCGGGAAGTGCACCCGGTGCGGGGGGAATATCATCCCCACGGTGCACGAGGGCTCGGTGAAGAAATACCTGGAGATGTCCCGTCAGATGTGCGAGAAATACAAGGTATCGGACTATACCCGCCAGCGGGTGATGGTCCTCGACCGGGCTATCGAGTCGACGTTCGGGCAGGAGAAGTCCCAGCAGCTCGGGCTCGCGGATTTCATGTGA
- a CDS encoding HEAT repeat domain-containing protein gives MDEKKEIDALIRQIEQGPLEARRSAVRRLAAIGSPAVGPLIAALDYARENDIRWYYAAALARIGEPAIGDILAAMREERKKEFLEYASAALGAIGEPAVEPVIDAMKDADPALRGYLSMALCRIGEPALEPLKKRLNDADEVVRQCASLTLWKMGEGGISTMVESYHISRNPPPASGQGDEGKSS, from the coding sequence ATGGACGAGAAAAAAGAGATCGATGCATTGATCCGCCAGATCGAGCAGGGGCCGCTTGAGGCGAGACGATCTGCCGTCCGGCGCCTGGCGGCTATCGGTTCTCCCGCAGTCGGGCCGCTCATTGCCGCCCTGGACTACGCCCGCGAGAACGACATCCGGTGGTATTACGCGGCCGCCCTGGCGAGGATCGGGGAGCCTGCGATCGGGGACATACTCGCGGCCATGCGTGAAGAGAGGAAAAAAGAGTTCCTGGAGTATGCATCTGCCGCACTGGGGGCAATCGGTGAACCTGCGGTTGAACCGGTGATCGACGCCATGAAGGACGCGGACCCCGCGCTCCGGGGATATCTCTCCATGGCGCTGTGCCGGATCGGGGAACCCGCACTGGAACCCCTGAAAAAGCGCCTCAATGACGCAGACGAGGTGGTCCGCCAGTGCGCATCGCTCACCCTGTGGAAGATGGGGGAAGGAGGGATCTCCACCATGGTGGAGAGCTACCATATCTCCCGGAACCCCCCGCCCGCTTCCGGGCAGGGAGATGAGGGGAAATCTTCCTGA